The following nucleotide sequence is from Deltaproteobacteria bacterium.
GGCGACCGCCTCGGGCGGCGAGGTGCCCACGGGAATCCAGGTCGGAATGGGGACCAAACCTGTATCGGTTCAAAAGATCTTCTCCCAGGGGGATTACGTTCAGACCAAGAACCAGTTGGATATCGCCATTGAAGGAAAAGGATTTTTCAAGATTCTGAGCAATGGGGAGGAACTGTACATGAGGTCCGGGGCCTTCAAGATGGACAGTGAGGGTTACATCGTGACCTCGGAGGGGGATCGCCTCCAGCCTGAGTTTGCTATCCCGGCGGAGACGGTGACCTTCACCATCGGCCCGGGCGGAAAGATGGAAGCCCTCGCGGGAGACGGCAAGACGGTGCTGGCATCCGGGCAGTTGACCCTTTACTCCTTCCCCAATCCCGCCGGCCTGTTGAGTGTCGGGGGGAACAAGCTGCGTCCTACCGCCTCATCCGGAGATCCCGTCGAGGGGAATCCGGGGGTTGACGGAATGGGCACCGTGGCCCAGGGGTACCTGGAGATGTCCAACGTGGACGTGGTGGAGGAGATGGTGAACATGATCGCAGGACAAAGGGCATACGAGATCGCCTCCAAGTCCATCAAGGCGGCCGACGAAATGATGCAGATGGCCAATAACATCAAGAGGTAGTGGGTGAGAGGAAGGAGAAGATGATGGGGTTTATCCGATCGTTCAAGGCTATTCGAGGGGCTGGGCTTTTCTTGCTCCTGCTCCTGTTTGTGGGGTTAGGTATCTCTCCCCCGGCCTGGGCCCTGAAAATACGAATCAAGGGACAAGTTGCGGTACGGGGTGAAAAGGTGACCCTGGGGGACATCGCCTCCTTTGAGCCGGCGGACGATCCACGATGGAGGCAGCTTGGCAGGATCGAGATCGCCTCCGCCCCTGCTCCCAACGGCGAATGCATGCTCAGCAAGCGTTTCCTGGAATACAAGATCTATTCCGCCATCGGAAGGGACGGAGGAATCCGGTTGGAGATACCCGGCCCCGTCGTGATCAAGCGCAAGGGACGCCTGATCAGTGCGCAGAAGCTGGAGGAGATTTTCAAGACTTTTGTTCGGGATCATGCTCCATGGGCACCCGAGGAGATGACCATCGAGAGGATCAAGACCCCTGGAGACCTGAACCTGCCCTACGGCCGGATCCGTTGGGAGGTGAGGGAGAGAGGGAATCCGGACTACCTGGGAAATGTGTACTTGACGGTTGGTTTTTGGGTGGATGATAAGCGGGTCAGGAATGTGGCCCTTTCCGGGAGAATCCGGGTGGTTCGCAAGGTGGTCAAGGCGGCCAGGAGAATCCGAAAGGGGGAGAAGATTACTGAGGCCGACCTGGTCTTGGCAGAGGAGGCCCTTTCCAGCCGACGCGGAATGGCCCTCCTCCTTCGGCCCGGAGATATCCTGGGAAAGCAGGCGCGCAGGAATATCCCGGCCGGGCAGTGCATCACCGGGCAAATGATCGAGGATCCTCCTTTGGTGAAAAAGGGTGCAAGGGTGATGATCAAGGCTGAGAACGATTTCCTCCAGGTGACTACCATCGGGAAGGTGCTGGAGGATGGAAAGGCCGGAGACCGGGTGAAGGTTGTCAACTTGAGTAGCGGGAAGGAAATCGTGGCTATTGTGAAGGGGCCGGGACTGGTCCAGGTCTATTTTTAGGGCGAAAAAAAGCGTTGTCCCTCGGGTGGAAGACGAAGGTCCTCGAAGGTGAGGGGACGCCGCCCGGGCGGAAAAGGAGGAAGACAAGATGATGAAACAGGGGTTACGGCTCGTCGCAATACTTGGATTCCTGGGCCTTGCCGCCTGCGGCGGAATGCAGGTTCCAGGAGCGGGGAATCCCGTCGGGACGCAGCCTCCCATCTCTCCCGACCCCCGGGTGCTGAGCGGCCTTGAACAAAGGGGGCCTGTTAATATGGACGGCGGACTCTGGTCTGAGAACCGGCACCGGGGATTGTTCAATGACCTCAGGGCGCGGCAGGTAGGGGACCTTGTCACAGTGAACATAGTGGAGACCTCCAAGGCCTCGAAAAAGGCCACCACCAAGACCGGAAGGGAATCCAGTATCAATGCAGGGATCAGCAACCTCCTGGGCTACGAGTCCAGGCTCAGCAAGATCGGTGTGCCCGGGCAATTCAAGAACGACACCATGCTCAAGGCCTCGATGAAAAACGATTTCAGTGGATCGGGAGAAACGACCCGGGACGAGACCATGACGGCGTCCATCACGGCCCGGGTGATCCAGGTGCTTCCCAACGGGAACCTGGTCATCAAGGGGGTCAGGGAAATCCAGGTGAATAACGAGAACCAGGTGATAACCCTGACGGGAATCATTCGGCCTGAGGATATTTCCCCGGACAATACCGTGCTTTCAAGTTACATCGCCGATGCGCGGATCGCTTACTCGGGAAGGGGCCCTGTGACCGACAAACAGAAGCCGGGGTGGCTGCTGCGCATCGTGGATTCCGTATGGCCTTTCTAAGGGAGGAGCGGTTAGAGATGAGATCATTGATTCGGTTCAGCTCGGCATTGATCCTGGGTTTCGCATTCCTGTTGATGTTGGGGACTTCTCCTGCTTCCGCCGCAAGAATCAAGGACATCGCGTCTTTGAAAGGGGTCCGCTCCAACCAGTTGGTAGGGTATGGTCTCGTGGTCGGTCTCAACGGAACCGGAGACGGGTCTGGAACCAAATTTACGATCCAATCCCTCGTAAATATGATGGAGCGCCTTGGTATCCACGTCCTCGCCGACCAGGTCAAGGTGGCCAACGTGGCCGCGGTCATGGTGACCGCGGATCTGCCGCCGTTTTCCAGGGTCGGGAGCAGGATGGACGTGCTGGTTTCCTCTATCGGTGACGCGAAGAGCCTCCAGGGGGGTACTCTTCTGCTTACCCCCCTCAAAGGGGTGGACAACCGAATCTATGCTTTGGCCCAGGGCCCACTGATTGTCGGTGGTTTTTCGAGTTCCGGCCAGGCTGGAGGCGGGGTCCAGAAAAACCATCCAACGGTGGCGAGGATCCCTGACGGAGCCACTATTGAACGGGAAATACCTTTTGATTTCAATAGATTTGAAAATCTTACCATTGCTCTTCACCAGCCCGATTTCACAACGGCCCTGCGGGTTTCTGAGGCCATCAACCGCCAAATGAACGGGGAATGGGCCACGCCCGCAGACGCGGGCACCATCAGGGTACGGGTCCCTGACTCCTACCGGGGAAATCTCGTCGGCCTGGTGGCCTCTCTCGAGCAGTTGAATGTAGAGCCTGATATGAAGGCCAAGATCATTGTAGACGAGCGGACCGGAACCGTGATCATGGGCGAGGATGTCAGGATCTCCTCGGTGGCCATCGCCCATGGGAATCTCAGCGTCCAAATCAAGGAAGACAAGCGGGTGAGCCAGCCCACGCCCTTCTCAGCCGGTCAGACGGTGGTAACCGACCAGAGCCAGGTAAACGTTACGGAAGAGCAGAATCGATTGATCTTGATGCCGGGCGGTACCAGGCTCGGGGAACTGGTCAAGGCCCTGAACGCCATAGGGGTGTCTCCCAGGGATCTCATCGCCGTTTTCCAAGCCATCAAGGCAAGCGGGGCGCTTCAGGCCGAACTGGAGATCATGTAAGAAGTAAAGAGCGGAGGTTTTTCGGGGGGGTCCCCGGGAAGTCTCCCCCCCAAAGCTTGAGAGAGAAGAAGGAGAAGATGAAAGGACCAGCAGTAAATGACCTTGGAATCGCCCACCCCGGGATGAAAGGTGAGCAGGTGAAGACGGAAAGGGACCGGGCCCTCATGAAAGCCTGCCGGGAGTTCGAGTCCATCCTGACCTATCAACTGCTGAAGAGCATGCGGCGTACCGTTGAGAAATGTGAACTCTTTCACGGGGGCCAGGGCGAGGAAATCTATGAGTCCCTGCTGGACCAGGAACTTGCCAGGAATATCGCACAATCGGAATCCAACAGCCTTGCTTACCTCCTCTACCAACAGCTCAAGAGAAAGGACAGGGTGGACCTGGAAGCCGGAACCCCTCCTTCACCAATGCCTCTCCCCCTCCGAAA
It contains:
- a CDS encoding flagellar basal body L-ring protein FlgH, whose product is MMKQGLRLVAILGFLGLAACGGMQVPGAGNPVGTQPPISPDPRVLSGLEQRGPVNMDGGLWSENRHRGLFNDLRARQVGDLVTVNIVETSKASKKATTKTGRESSINAGISNLLGYESRLSKIGVPGQFKNDTMLKASMKNDFSGSGETTRDETMTASITARVIQVLPNGNLVIKGVREIQVNNENQVITLTGIIRPEDISPDNTVLSSYIADARIAYSGRGPVTDKQKPGWLLRIVDSVWPF
- the flgA gene encoding flagellar basal body P-ring formation protein FlgA, producing MGERKEKMMGFIRSFKAIRGAGLFLLLLLFVGLGISPPAWALKIRIKGQVAVRGEKVTLGDIASFEPADDPRWRQLGRIEIASAPAPNGECMLSKRFLEYKIYSAIGRDGGIRLEIPGPVVIKRKGRLISAQKLEEIFKTFVRDHAPWAPEEMTIERIKTPGDLNLPYGRIRWEVRERGNPDYLGNVYLTVGFWVDDKRVRNVALSGRIRVVRKVVKAARRIRKGEKITEADLVLAEEALSSRRGMALLLRPGDILGKQARRNIPAGQCITGQMIEDPPLVKKGARVMIKAENDFLQVTTIGKVLEDGKAGDRVKVVNLSSGKEIVAIVKGPGLVQVYF
- a CDS encoding flagellar basal body P-ring protein FlgI is translated as MRSLIRFSSALILGFAFLLMLGTSPASAARIKDIASLKGVRSNQLVGYGLVVGLNGTGDGSGTKFTIQSLVNMMERLGIHVLADQVKVANVAAVMVTADLPPFSRVGSRMDVLVSSIGDAKSLQGGTLLLTPLKGVDNRIYALAQGPLIVGGFSSSGQAGGGVQKNHPTVARIPDGATIEREIPFDFNRFENLTIALHQPDFTTALRVSEAINRQMNGEWATPADAGTIRVRVPDSYRGNLVGLVASLEQLNVEPDMKAKIIVDERTGTVIMGEDVRISSVAIAHGNLSVQIKEDKRVSQPTPFSAGQTVVTDQSQVNVTEEQNRLILMPGGTRLGELVKALNAIGVSPRDLIAVFQAIKASGALQAELEIM
- the flgG gene encoding flagellar basal-body rod protein FlgG yields the protein MIRCLWTAASGMAAQRLHMDVIANNLANVNTAGFKKSRADFVDLLYQTLRSPGAATASGGEVPTGIQVGMGTKPVSVQKIFSQGDYVQTKNQLDIAIEGKGFFKILSNGEELYMRSGAFKMDSEGYIVTSEGDRLQPEFAIPAETVTFTIGPGGKMEALAGDGKTVLASGQLTLYSFPNPAGLLSVGGNKLRPTASSGDPVEGNPGVDGMGTVAQGYLEMSNVDVVEEMVNMIAGQRAYEIASKSIKAADEMMQMANNIKR